The Stenotrophomonas indicatrix DNA segment CGGTGCCCGAGGCATAGCGCCAGCGCTCGCGCAGCGCGTTGATCGAGGCGATGGCGGTCCAGTTCTCGTTGATCTCGCCGCTGCGGCTGGCGATCAGCTTGAAGTTGCGCAGATCGATGTAGTCGGTCTGCTCATCGTAGGCGCTGGCGGCGAAGGTGTACCAGCCATCAAGCCAGTTGAACGCCGGGATGCGGTAGCTGGTGATCAGGCTCTTGCGCTTCTGCGCATAGTCCAGCTGGGTGTTCATCTTGTGGCCACGGCTGTTCAGGAAACGCCGCTCAAGGCCGCCACGCACACCGGCGCCACTTTCGCTGCCGTAGCTCAGACCGTAGGAATAGATGCTGCGCTTGGCCCGCGTCAGCTTCACATCAACCGGCACTTCGCCGTTTTCATCGGCCTGGTCCGGGCGTGGCTGGATGTCGATCACGCTGAAGTAATCGAGCTTGGTCAGCGACTCGCGCAGGCGGTCCAGCTTGCCTTCGTGGAAATAGCTGCCTTGGTCCCAGTACACCAGCGGGTCGAACAACTTGTCGTCGAAGTAGTTCTGCTCGAAGGTCACCGGGCCCATGTTGTAGCGGCGGCCGCTGTCCCAGGTCAGGTCGATGTCGGCAGCGTTGTCCGCGCGGGTGATCTGCACTTGGCGCTGGGTGTAGTCGGCGTCGAAGTAGCCACGCTCGGCCAGGCGCCGGGTCACGGTGATCTTGCTGGCTTCGTACTGGGTATGCTCGAAACGCTGGCCCTTGCGGGGCTTGAATGCGGTCAGGTCGTCCTGCAGGTACTGGTCGTACATCGCCGGACCGGTGATGTCGATATGCTCGCGGCGCACCAGCACCGGCGGGCCCTTGTCGACATGGATCAGCACGGTGACGTGCTCGTCCTGCCGCGGCGCCTCGACCTTGATCACCGGGTTGTAGTACCCGAACGGCTCCAGCGCCTGGCGGGTCTGCCGCTCGGCCTGCGACAGCAGGTACTCCAGGCGCGACTCGCCCTGCTCCTTGCCGATCGTGTCGAACAACGACAGCGACTCCTGGATGTTCTCGATGATCGCGGCGTCGTCGCCCTTGTCCAATCCCTTGATGTCCACCTTGTCGATGGTGCCGCGCGCATGGGCCACGGAAGTGGCGCAAAGCGAGAGGACCATCAGCGGCAGGGCGTATTTCGTTGGCTGCATGCGGCACAGCATACCGACCGAAGGTGACGATGCGAAATGCATCACGTGTTTCGGGATCGGTTGTTAAGTGGCGGTCAAAATACGCGCGTTTGTGGCGATCATCGCGAGCGCATGCGGAAATGCCGGCATCGCGTCGGTGCCGGCCAGCGGCCGGCACTACCGGTGGGTGCCAAGCTTGCCTGGCACCACGTCTCAGCTGGACAGGTGCTCGATCGCCGCGACCTTGCCCAGGCGCTCGCCCAGCATCGTCAACAGTGCCAGGCGGTTGCCGCGCAGTGCCGGATCCTCGGCATTGACCATC contains these protein-coding regions:
- a CDS encoding autotransporter assembly complex family protein, producing MLCRMQPTKYALPLMVLSLCATSVAHARGTIDKVDIKGLDKGDDAAIIENIQESLSLFDTIGKEQGESRLEYLLSQAERQTRQALEPFGYYNPVIKVEAPRQDEHVTVLIHVDKGPPVLVRREHIDITGPAMYDQYLQDDLTAFKPRKGQRFEHTQYEASKITVTRRLAERGYFDADYTQRQVQITRADNAADIDLTWDSGRRYNMGPVTFEQNYFDDKLFDPLVYWDQGSYFHEGKLDRLRESLTKLDYFSVIDIQPRPDQADENGEVPVDVKLTRAKRSIYSYGLSYGSESGAGVRGGLERRFLNSRGHKMNTQLDYAQKRKSLITSYRIPAFNWLDGWYTFAASAYDEQTDYIDLRNFKLIASRSGEINENWTAIASINALRERWRYASGTEFTDAVYNTSTLVYPQIVADYVKVDDELFPRSGISGTATVRAGVEGVGSDTSFVQANAVLRWYIPMGPTNRLILRGEGGTTWTSDLVAMPPSLRYFAGGDRSIRGYAYREVGPRTPRPDKYALGAKHLVVGSAEYEHYFNGGPWGAAVFVDTGSAFDTDIDLHTGVGFGVRWKSPVGPVRVDIAHGLNNPDSQFQLYLNIGADL